From one Conexibacter woesei Iso977N genomic stretch:
- a CDS encoding alpha/beta fold hydrolase — MHGITSSSRTWRDVMPGLGGSYEVIAPDLLGHGTSAKPRGDYSLGAYASGLRDLMVALDIPKATVVGHSLGGGVAMQFAYQFPERLNRLILVDSGGLGGEVALALRAATLPGSDYVLPLLFSSPVRGAGALAGGVLGKLGLKANADVRGLVEGFESLGDASARRAFLHTARAVIDPAGQRVDARDRLYLASSIPTLLVWGSRDRIIPLAHGRGAHEQMPGSRFEVFEGAGHFPFNDDPERFVALLDDFISTTTPAHVDDAAVRRLMDQHNNDA; from the coding sequence GTGCATGGGATCACGTCGAGCAGCAGGACGTGGCGGGATGTCATGCCGGGGTTGGGTGGGTCGTATGAGGTGATCGCGCCGGATCTGCTGGGGCATGGCACGTCGGCCAAGCCGCGGGGGGACTACTCGCTCGGCGCTTACGCGTCGGGCCTGCGGGACCTGATGGTGGCGCTCGACATCCCGAAGGCGACCGTCGTCGGGCACTCGCTGGGCGGTGGTGTTGCGATGCAGTTCGCCTACCAGTTCCCGGAACGGCTGAACCGGCTGATCCTCGTGGACTCGGGCGGGCTCGGCGGTGAGGTCGCGCTGGCGCTGCGCGCCGCGACCCTGCCGGGCAGCGACTACGTGCTGCCGCTGCTGTTCTCGTCGCCGGTCCGGGGTGCGGGCGCGCTCGCGGGCGGGGTCCTGGGCAAGTTGGGGTTGAAGGCCAACGCGGATGTCCGCGGCCTCGTCGAGGGCTTCGAGTCGCTCGGTGACGCCAGCGCGCGGCGCGCGTTCCTGCACACCGCGCGCGCGGTGATCGACCCGGCCGGCCAGCGCGTCGACGCCCGCGACCGGCTCTACCTCGCGTCGTCGATCCCGACGCTCCTGGTCTGGGGCAGCAGGGACCGGATCATCCCGCTCGCCCACGGCCGCGGCGCCCACGAGCAGATGCCCGGCAGCCGCTTCGAGGTCTTCGAGGGCGCCGGGCACTTCCCGTTCAACGACGACCCCGAGCGCTTCGTCGCCCTCCTCGACGACTTCATCTCGACGACCACGCCGGCGCACGTCGACGACGCGGCCGTCCGCCGCCTGATGGACCAGCACAACAACGACGCATGA
- a CDS encoding acyl-CoA thioesterase produces MSLNDYKHTLTIPTRWYDNDVYGHVNNVQYYAFFDTIINEYLINTGGLDILNGDAIGLCAESQCKFTAALVFPEAVSAGLRVGHLGKSSVKYEIGLYGADQTPAATGWFVHVFVDRASRRPVPIPDPIRGALEAIAV; encoded by the coding sequence ATGAGCCTGAACGACTACAAGCACACGCTGACGATCCCGACGCGCTGGTACGACAACGACGTCTACGGCCACGTCAACAACGTCCAGTACTACGCGTTCTTCGACACCATCATCAACGAGTACCTCATCAACACGGGCGGCCTGGACATCCTCAACGGCGACGCGATCGGCCTCTGCGCCGAGTCGCAGTGCAAGTTCACCGCCGCGCTCGTGTTCCCGGAAGCGGTCAGCGCGGGCCTGCGCGTCGGCCACCTGGGCAAGTCCTCCGTCAAGTACGAGATCGGCCTCTACGGCGCGGACCAGACGCCCGCCGCCACCGGCTGGTTCGTGCACGTCTTCGTGGACCGCGCGTCGCGCCGCCCGGTCCCGATCCCCGATCCGATCCGCGGCGCGCTGGAGGCGATCGCCGTATGA
- a CDS encoding zinc-binding dehydrogenase, with translation MKVRGAVLREMGRPKPYADSAPLEIVELELAPPGPGELLVKVGAAGLCHSDLSVIDGSRPRVMPMVLGHEAAGEVVASGGDTPGFATGDHVVLSFVPTCGDCGPCRAGRAALCEPGAAANAAGTLLGGGRRWDAPFHHHLGVSAFADHVVVSAASAVKVDADLPYEIAALFGCAVLTGVGAAVNSAQVQPDDRVVVFGLGGVGLAALLGARMAGASEVIAVDVVQDKLDHAARLGATPIHANDSAVEAIREATGGGGEKVIETVGNARVLAQAYEATRRGGTTVTVGLPHPEQRLDIQAVSLVTEERTLKGSYLGSCVPKRDIPHFVQAYKNGELPVDELLTHRIALDDINEGFDRLAAGAAVRQAVIM, from the coding sequence ATGAAGGTCCGGGGCGCGGTGCTGCGCGAGATGGGGCGGCCGAAGCCGTACGCCGACTCGGCGCCGCTGGAGATCGTCGAGCTCGAGCTGGCGCCGCCCGGACCGGGCGAGCTGCTCGTCAAGGTCGGCGCCGCCGGCCTGTGTCACTCCGACCTCTCGGTGATCGACGGCTCGCGCCCGCGCGTGATGCCGATGGTCCTCGGCCACGAGGCGGCCGGCGAGGTCGTCGCGAGCGGCGGCGACACGCCCGGCTTCGCCACCGGCGACCACGTCGTCCTGAGCTTCGTCCCCACCTGCGGCGACTGCGGCCCCTGCCGCGCCGGGCGCGCCGCGCTCTGCGAGCCAGGCGCTGCCGCCAACGCGGCCGGCACGCTGCTCGGCGGCGGCCGCCGCTGGGACGCGCCGTTCCACCATCACCTGGGCGTCTCCGCCTTCGCCGACCACGTCGTGGTCTCCGCGGCGTCCGCGGTCAAGGTCGACGCCGACCTGCCCTACGAGATCGCCGCGCTGTTCGGCTGCGCGGTCCTGACCGGCGTCGGCGCCGCGGTCAACTCCGCGCAGGTGCAACCGGACGACCGCGTGGTCGTCTTCGGCCTCGGCGGCGTCGGCCTCGCCGCGCTGCTCGGCGCCAGGATGGCGGGCGCCTCCGAGGTCATCGCGGTCGACGTCGTCCAGGACAAGCTCGACCACGCCGCGCGCCTCGGCGCCACCCCGATCCACGCGAACGACAGCGCGGTCGAGGCGATCCGCGAGGCGACCGGCGGCGGGGGCGAAAAGGTCATCGAGACCGTCGGCAACGCCCGCGTCCTGGCCCAGGCCTACGAGGCGACCCGCCGCGGCGGCACGACCGTCACCGTCGGCCTCCCGCACCCCGAGCAGCGCCTCGACATCCAGGCCGTCAGCCTCGTCACCGAGGAGCGCACGCTGAAGGGCAGCTACCTCGGCTCGTGCGTCCCCAAGCGCGACATCCCGCACTTCGTGCAGGCCTACAAGAACGGCGAGCTGCCGGTCGACGAGCTGCTCACGCACCGCATCGCCCTCGACGACATCAACGAGGGCTTCGACCGCCTCGCCGCCGGCGCCGCCGTGCGTCAGGCCGTGATCATGTAG
- a CDS encoding diguanylate cyclase, giving the protein MGRQVDRLAAHLRSSPDAERPLAGQIGGGLWLIAAVATFVLPFFPQVDTPLWPWPALWTLGAVAWGLCAIFVIDWRRAPGWVLPAAAAAAVVVIAAITLVTGGTDSPARLYIFFALVYAGCFIQPRPALALIVACAASWALPVVGDRGVPAALGELAMALPIFVVVGGLLMLGRELLVRMYDDAAKLSEEHHALRSIATAVASGAATDVVCSLAAEQAAKLLGAQGGGILRFDPDDMLTAVGTWQDGDGPRVAPGARFPIQAGTPTAKIRSEGRSVRIDADTRASHEAPTLRETGFVSLAGTPIHVRGRLWGAVVVTGRRIAAFPDDTEHHLAEFAELIGMAVANTEEVARLEADATTDPLTGLANHRAFQERLRAELARAARHAGGVAVALVDVDNFKAVNDAGGHAIGDEVLRTVAATLREHLRAEDVLARVGGDEFAVLLPQSSAETAQQALERARRAVERTDHAGGARVTISVGVCDIVHADDAERITRFADGALYWSKEHGRNRVSVYDPATIQELSAVERIGVLQRSQALAGIRALARAIDARDPSTHEHSERVATLAARLAEARGWSTDRVALLHEAALVHDVGKIGIPDAILLKPSRLTDEEYAVIKTHAELSARMVEEILSPEQVEWILGHHERPDGRGYPRGLVASELSEGAALLAAADAFDVMVSARPYSAERSADDALAECRELVGAQFTPEAVAALEAVNAYMITA; this is encoded by the coding sequence ATGGGCCGCCAGGTCGATCGCCTCGCCGCGCATCTCCGCTCGTCGCCGGACGCGGAGCGGCCGCTGGCGGGCCAGATCGGCGGCGGGCTGTGGCTGATCGCCGCCGTCGCGACGTTCGTGCTCCCGTTCTTCCCGCAGGTCGACACGCCGCTGTGGCCGTGGCCGGCGCTGTGGACGCTCGGCGCGGTCGCGTGGGGCCTCTGCGCGATCTTCGTCATCGACTGGCGCCGCGCGCCCGGCTGGGTCCTGCCCGCCGCCGCCGCGGCCGCGGTCGTCGTGATCGCCGCGATCACGCTCGTGACCGGCGGGACCGACTCGCCCGCGCGGCTCTACATCTTCTTCGCGCTCGTCTACGCCGGCTGCTTCATCCAGCCGCGCCCCGCGCTCGCGCTGATCGTCGCCTGCGCGGCGTCCTGGGCGCTGCCCGTCGTCGGCGACCGCGGCGTCCCCGCCGCGCTCGGCGAGCTGGCGATGGCGCTCCCGATCTTCGTCGTCGTCGGCGGCCTGCTGATGCTCGGCCGCGAGCTGCTCGTCCGGATGTACGACGACGCCGCCAAGCTCTCGGAGGAGCACCACGCGCTGCGCTCGATCGCGACCGCGGTCGCCTCCGGCGCCGCGACCGACGTCGTCTGCTCGCTCGCCGCCGAGCAGGCCGCCAAGCTGCTCGGCGCCCAGGGCGGCGGGATCCTGCGCTTCGACCCCGACGACATGCTCACCGCGGTCGGCACCTGGCAGGACGGCGACGGCCCGCGCGTCGCGCCCGGCGCGCGCTTCCCGATCCAGGCCGGGACGCCGACCGCCAAGATCCGCAGCGAGGGCCGCTCGGTCCGGATCGACGCCGACACGCGCGCCTCGCACGAGGCGCCGACGCTGCGCGAGACCGGCTTCGTCTCGCTCGCGGGCACGCCGATCCACGTGCGCGGCAGGCTCTGGGGCGCGGTCGTCGTCACGGGCCGCAGGATCGCCGCGTTCCCCGACGACACCGAGCACCACCTCGCCGAGTTCGCCGAGCTGATCGGGATGGCGGTCGCCAACACCGAGGAGGTCGCGCGCCTCGAGGCCGACGCGACCACCGACCCGCTGACCGGCCTCGCCAACCACCGCGCGTTCCAGGAACGCCTGCGCGCGGAGCTGGCGCGCGCGGCCCGCCACGCCGGCGGCGTCGCGGTGGCGCTCGTCGACGTCGACAACTTCAAGGCCGTCAACGACGCGGGCGGCCACGCGATCGGCGACGAGGTCCTGCGCACGGTCGCCGCGACGCTGCGCGAGCACCTCCGGGCCGAGGACGTCCTGGCCCGCGTCGGCGGCGACGAGTTCGCCGTCCTGCTCCCGCAGTCCAGCGCCGAGACCGCCCAGCAGGCGCTGGAGCGCGCGCGCCGCGCGGTCGAGCGCACCGATCACGCGGGCGGGGCGCGGGTGACGATCTCGGTCGGCGTCTGCGACATCGTCCACGCCGACGACGCCGAGCGGATCACGCGCTTCGCCGACGGCGCGCTGTACTGGTCCAAGGAGCACGGGCGCAACCGCGTCTCGGTCTACGACCCCGCGACGATCCAGGAGCTGAGCGCGGTCGAGCGGATCGGCGTGCTGCAGCGCTCGCAGGCGCTGGCGGGGATCCGCGCGCTGGCGCGGGCGATCGACGCGCGCGATCCCTCGACGCACGAGCACTCCGAGCGCGTCGCGACGCTCGCCGCGCGGCTGGCGGAGGCGCGCGGCTGGAGCACCGACCGCGTGGCGCTGCTGCACGAGGCGGCGCTCGTCCATGACGTCGGGAAGATCGGGATCCCGGACGCGATCCTGCTGAAGCCGTCGCGGCTGACCGACGAGGAGTACGCGGTCATCAAGACGCACGCCGAGCTGAGCGCGCGGATGGTGGAGGAGATCCTGTCGCCCGAGCAGGTCGAGTGGATCCTCGGCCACCACGAGCGGCCGGACGGGCGCGGCTACCCGCGCGGGCTGGTGGCTTCGGAGCTGAGCGAGGGCGCGGCGCTGCTCGCCGCGGCCGACGCGTTCGACGTGATGGTCTCGGCGCGGCCGTACTCCGCCGAGCGCTCGGCCGACGACGCGCTGGCGGAGTGCCGGGAGCTCGTCGGCGCGCAGTTCACCCCTGAGGCGGTGGCGGCGCTGGAGGCCGTCAACGCCTACATGATCACGGCCTGA
- a CDS encoding ATP-binding protein gives MPQQLTVDIARDRTAPAAARRAVERFDSLAADVVPDVKLLVSELITNAVKYGSDGEVTLILTSEAPDHVHVEVVDQGSGFVPVARARPKTEPGGWGLHMVESLTQRWGVREGSTHVWFEIDRRSA, from the coding sequence GTGCCCCAGCAGCTGACCGTCGACATCGCCCGCGATCGCACCGCACCCGCCGCCGCCCGGCGCGCCGTGGAGCGCTTCGACAGCCTCGCGGCCGACGTGGTCCCGGACGTCAAGCTGCTCGTCTCCGAGCTGATCACCAACGCGGTCAAGTACGGCAGCGACGGCGAGGTCACGCTGATCCTGACCTCCGAGGCGCCGGACCACGTCCACGTCGAGGTCGTCGACCAGGGCTCCGGCTTCGTCCCCGTCGCCCGCGCCCGGCCGAAGACCGAGCCCGGCGGCTGGGGCCTGCACATGGTCGAGTCGCTGACCCAGCGCTGGGGCGTCCGCGAGGGCAGCACCCACGTGTGGTTCGAGATCGACCGCCGCAGCGCCTAG